A window of Hemitrygon akajei unplaced genomic scaffold, sHemAka1.3 Scf000046, whole genome shotgun sequence contains these coding sequences:
- the LOC140720723 gene encoding oxidized low-density lipoprotein receptor 1-like, translating into MDEGKTYVNVKFGETGPQSPSNDDMGSEGPRRRGRSDPTIWLICVLTATLIMTGICWRIHVSQIRQSNETCHRNSNLSDLKRMHNDLRHQFTEMETKYRSVNETKDQICGFLTSRREQTCSENWVTNKDRCYYVSTFVTSFYKAIQDCSNRDSRLLEINSKDEANFVTRNLVDQTRTYWIGKCENGKVASHVVYKMNSGKFEFTECKSTRRSSSCNRDKHRFNYETE; encoded by the exons ATGGACGAGGGCAAGACTTACGTGAATGTGAAGTTCGGAGAAACGGGCCCACAGTCTCCTTCCAACG ACGACATGGGCAGTGAAGGACCCAGAAGGAGAGGCCGATCAGACCCAACCATATGGCTAATCTGCGTTTTAACAGCGACCCTCATTATGAcgggtatctgctggaggattcatg tatcacagattcgtcagtcgaACGAAACATGCCACCGAAACTCTAATCTGTCCGATCTTAAACGAATGCAcaacgatctccgtcaccagttcactgagatggaaacgaagtacagatctgtcaacgaaaccaaggatCAAATCTGTGGAtttttgaccagcagaagag agcaaaccTGTTCCGAGAATTGGGTCACAAATAAAGACCGGTGTTATTACGTTTCCACGTTTGTAACATCTTTCTACAAAgcgattcaagattgttcaaaCCGAGATTCAAGGCTGCTCGAAATCAATTCAAAggatgaagcg AACTTTGTAACCCGCAACCTTGTGGACCAAACCCGtacatactggattggaaaatgcgaaaaCGG GAAAGTGGCCTCTCATGTTGTTTACAAGATGAATTCTGGAAAGTTCGAATTCACCGAATGCAAATCGACCAGGAGGAGTTCGTCTTGCAATCGTGATAAACACCGTTTCAACTACGAGACGGAGTGA
- the LOC140720715 gene encoding snaclec bitiscetin subunit beta-like, protein METKYRSVNKTKAQICELLTSRREQTCSEDWVTNKDRCYFVSTFETSFRRAIQECSNLDSRLLEINSRDEASFVSRSLVRQNLVYWIGQCTTGNFDFGRLYKISSGSSSCSVCQSNKWGGNCLHDNHHFICEKSASSRPDIPEKIQLLCHQPGEPT, encoded by the exons atggaaacgaagtacagatctgtcaacaaaaccaaggctcaaatctgtgaattattgaccagcagaagag AGCAAACGTGTTCCGAGGACTGGGTCACAAATAAAGACCGGTGTTATTTCGTATCCACGTTTGAAACATCTTTCCGCAGAGCGATTCAAGAATGTTCAAACCTTGATTcaaggctgctggaaatcaattcaagggatgaagcg AGTTTTGTTTCCCGCTCTCTTGTCCGCCAAAACCTCGTTTACTGGATTGGTCAGTGCACGACCGG GAATTTTGACTTTGGTCGCCTGTACAAGATTTCCTCTGGAAGCTCTTCCTGCAGTGTATGTCAATCGAATAAATGGGGTGGCAACTGCCTTCATGATAATCACcatttcatctgcgagaagtccGCGTCCTCCCGCCCagatattcctgaaaagatccagcttctctgtcaccaGCCCGGAGAGCCGACTTGA